A window of bacterium genomic DNA:
CCAGGCCGGCCAGGCTGAGGGCGATGCCGCTGGTCAGGCCGGCCACCACCGGGTTCATTTCGGCTCCCGGTTGATCAGATCCCGCAGCTTGAAGAAGGACCACGTGGCCCCCAGTGCCAACCCCAGCGCTGTGCCGGTCAGAGTCAACCAGGGAGTCCAGCCCCAGCGCTGGTCCA
This region includes:
- a CDS encoding AtpZ/AtpI family protein, encoding MATGEESGWRQAGELGDVGLRFALLLALAVWGGWKLDQRWGWTPWLTLTGTALGLALGATWSFFKLRDLINREPK